A DNA window from Raphanus sativus cultivar WK10039 unplaced genomic scaffold, ASM80110v3 Scaffold2730, whole genome shotgun sequence contains the following coding sequences:
- the LOC130505951 gene encoding probable phospholipid-transporting ATPase 11 has product MAGGRIRRRLHLSNIYAFRCRKSTFQEDHSQIGGPGFSRVVYCNEPNSPAAERRNYAGNYVRSTKYTPASFLPKSLFEQFRRVANFYFLVTGALSLTPLSPYGPVSALLPLGFVIAASMVKEGIEDWGRKRQDMEVNNRRVKVHDGDGTFREEGWRELRVGDIVRVEKDEFFPADLLLLSSSYEDSICYVETMNLDGETNLKVKQGLEATSSALHEDSDFKEFKGVVRCEDPNADLYTFVGTLHLEEQRLPLSVQQLLLRDSKLRNTEYVYGAVVFTGHDTKVIQNSTDPPSKRSRIERKMDKIIYMMFVVVFLMSFIGSIIFGIETREDRVRNRGKTERWYLKPDDAEIFFDPDRAPMAAIYHFLTAVMLYSYFIPISLYVSIEIVKVLQSVFINSDILMYYEETDKPAHARTSNLNEELGMVDTVLSDKTGTLTCNSMEFIKCSIAGTAYGRGVTEVERSMAMRSGGSVLADDDAVGRSGPKVKGFNFQDERVMKGSWVKQREAEVLQKFFRLLAVCHTAIPETDEATGAISYEAESPDEAAFVVAARELGFEFFSRTQNGISIRELDLATGQKVEREYRLLNVLEFNSTRKRMSVIVRDEDGKLLLLSKGADNVMFERLSMNGREFEEKTREHVNEYADAGLRTLILAYREVDENEYVKFSNNFNEAKSSVTEDRESLIDEITDKMERDLILLGATAVEDKLQNGVPDCIDKLAQAGIKIWVLTGDKMETAINIGFACSLLRQEMKQIIINLETPHIKALEKAGEKDVTEQASRESVVKQMEEGKALITTGASGTDDSHEAFALIIDGKSLSYALEDDFKNKFLDLATGCASVICCRSSPKQKALVTRLVKTGTGKTTLAIGDGANDVGMLQEADIGVGISGVEGMQAVMSSDIAIAQFRYLERLLLVHGHWCYCRISSMICYFFYKNITFGVTLFLYEAYISFSAQPAYNDWFLSLFNVFFSSLPVIALGVFDQDVSARFCYKFPLLYQEGVQNLLFSWKRIIGWMFNGLISALAVFFICKQSQEHQLYNPNGKTAGREILGGTMYTCVVWVVNLQMVLAISYFTWVQHIVIWGSIALWYTFLMIYGAMAPTFSLDAYKVFLEALAPAPSYWLTTLLVMIFALIPYFVFKSVQMRYFPGFHQMIQWIRHEGQSNDPEFVEMVRQRSIRPTTVGSTARRAASVRRSGRFHDQLNKNIIGLSRQEK; this is encoded by the exons ATGGCGGGAGGTCGGATAAGAAGAAGACTACATCTAAGCAACATCTACGCCTTCAGATGTCGCAAATCTACATTTCAAGAAGACCACTCACAGATCGGAGGACCAGGCTTCTCCCGAGTAGTCTACTGCAACGAACCCAACTCTCCCGCCGCCGAACGTCGCAACTACGCGGGAAACTACGTCAGGTCAACGAAGTACACTCCCGCCTCCTTCTTACCCAAATCTCTCTTCGAGCAGTTCCGCCGCGTCGCCAACTTCTACTTCCTCGTCACCGGTGCCCTGTCGTTGACTCCGCTCTCTCCTTACGGCCCCGTCAGCGCTCTGCTACCTCTCGGCTTTGTCATCGCGGCGAGCATGGTCAAAGAAGGGATCGAAGACTGGGGAAGGAAACGACAGGACATGGAAGTGAACAACAGGAGAGTGAAGGTCCACGACGGAGACGGGACGTTCCGGGAAGAAGGGTGGAGGGAGCTTAGAGTCGGAGATATAGTGAGGGTCGAAAAGGACGAGTTTTTTCCGGCGGATCTTTTGCTTCTGTCGTCGAGCTACGAGGACTCGATTTGCTACGTggagacgatgaatctcgacGGTGAGACGAATCTGAAAGTGAAACAGGGCTTAGAGGCGACTTCGTCGGCGTTACATGAAGATTCTGACTTTAAAGAGTTTAAAGGCGTGGTGAGATGCGAAGATCCCAATGCGGATCTTTATACGTTCGTCGGGACGTTGCATTTGGAAGAACAGAGACTTCCGTTGTCGGTCCAGCAGCTTCTTCTTCGAGATTCGAAGCTTAGAAACACAGAGTATGTTTACGGAGCTGTTGTCTTCACCGGACACGACACAAAG GTGATTCAAAATTCAACTGATCCTCCATCAAAGAGAAGCAGAATCGAGAGGAAGATGGACAAGATCATCTACATGATGTTCGTTGTAGTGTTTCTGATGTCTTTTATCGGATCCATCATCTTTGGAATCGAGACAAGAGAGGACAGAgtgagaaacagaggaaaaacagagagatggtacTTAAAACCAGACGACGCAGAGATCTTCTTCGATCCAGATAGAGCTCCAATGGCTGCAATCTACCATTTCTTAACTGCGGTTATGCTTTACAGCTACTTCATTCCCATCTCTCTCTACGTCTCTATCGAAATCGTTAAAGTTCTTCAGAGCGTTTTCATCAACAGCGACATTCTGATGTACTACGAGGAGACGGATAAACCCGCGCACGCAAGAACGTCGAATCTCAACGAAGAGCTTGGGATGGTGGACACGGTTCTGTCGGATAAAACCGGAACATTGACTTGCAACTCCATGGAGTTTATCAAGTGTTCCATCGCGGGGACAGCTTACGGACGAGGTGTGACCGAAGTTGAAAGGTCTATGGCTATGAGAAGCGGGGGTTCGGTTCTGGCTGATGATGATGCAGTGGGCCGGTCTGGTCCTAAGGTCAAAGGGTTTAACTTCCAGGACGAGAGGGTTATGAAAGGGAGCTGGGTTAAGCAACGAGAAGCGGAGGTTTTGCAGAAGTTTTTCAGGTTGTTAGCTGTTTGTCACACGGCTATACCCGAAACAGATGAAGCCACCGGGGCCATCTCTTACGAGGCTGAGTCTCCTGACGAAGCTGCGTTTGTTGTCGCGGCTAGAGAGCTCGGGTTTGAGTTCTTTAGCCGCACGCAAAACGGGATATCAATCCGTGAATTGGATCTTGCAACAGGGCAGAAAGTTGAAAG GGAATATCGGTTACTAAACGTTCTTGAGTTCAACAGCACGAGGAAGAGAATGTCTGTGATCGTGCGCGATGAAGATGGGAAGCTTCTGTTACTATCCAAAGGAGCTGACAA tGTTATGTTTGAAAGACTTTCCATGAACGGGCGTGAATTCGAAGAGAAGACACGAGAGCATGTTAATGAATATGCAGATGCAGGGCTAAGGACATTGATACTTGCATACCGCGAAGTTGATGAAAATGAGTACGTAAAATTCAGCAACAACTTCAATGAAGCTAAGAGCTCGGTGACTGAGGATCGTGAGAGCTTAATAGATGAGATCACTGATAAAATGGAGCGCGATTTGATTCTACTTGGTGCTACTGCTGTTGAGGACAAACTTCAAAATGGG GTTCCGGATTGTATCGACAAGCTTGCTCAAGCAGGGATAAAGATATGGGTTCTAACCGGAGACAAGATGGAGACTGCAATCAATATTGG ATTTGCATGTAGTTTACTTAGACAAGAGATGAAGCAGATCATCATAAATCTTGAGACACCACATATCAAAGCATTGGAGAAAGCTGGAGAGAAAGATGTGACTGAACAg GCATCAAGAGAAAGCGTGGTGAAGCAAATGGAGGAAGGGAAAGCTCTAATCACAACAGGAGCAAGCGGCACAGACGACTCTCATGAGGCATTTGCGTTGATCATCGACGGGAAGTCGTTATCGTATGCTCTTGAAGATGATTTCAAGAACAAGTTTCTTGATTTAGCCACAGGATGTGCCTCTGTTATTTGCTGCAGATCATCACCTAAGCAAAAGGCATTG gttaCACGATTGGTCAAAACTGGAACTGGGAAGACAACTTTAGCTATTGGAGATGGAGCAAACGATGTTGGAATGCTTCAAGAAGCAGATATAGGTGTCGGAATCAGCGGTGTTGAGGGAATGCAAGCCGTTATGTCTAGCGATATAGCCATTGCTCAGTTCAGATACTTAGAGCGTCTCTTGCTCGTCCATGGTCACTGGTGTTACTGCAGAATCTCATCCATG ATATGTTACTTCTTCTACAAGAATATCACTTTTGGTGTGACCTTGTTCTTATACGAAGCCTACATATCTTTCTCTGCTCAACCCGCATATAACGACTGGTTCCTATCGCTTTTCAACGTCTTCTTCTCTTCGCTTCCCGTCATTGCTCTCGGTGTTTTCGATCAAGACGTCTCAGCTCGCTTCTGTTACAAG ttCCCATTGCTATACCAAGAAGGAGTTCAGAATCTTCTCTTCAGCTGGAAGAGAATCATTGGATGGATGTTCAATGGACTAATCTCGGCTCTAGCCGTTTTCTTCATCTGCAAGCAATCCCAAGAACACCAACTCTACAACCCTAACGGCAAAACCGCCGGTCGAGAAATCCTCGGAGGGACAATGTACACTTGCGTAGTCTGGGTGGTCAATCTCCAAATGGTTTTAGCCATAAGCTACTTCACTTGGGTCCAGCACATTGTAATATGGGGCTCAATTGCTTTATGGTACACCTTCCTCATGATATACGGAGCCATGGCTCCCACCTTCTCCC